The window CCCCATCCACCCTTCggccccttccctcttctcctccctgcctATTTCTCCTACCCCACCTGCTCACCGATTCCATTCTTGGACACAGATTCCACGCTGTAGGTCTCCGCCCCGGGGGGCTCATACTGCAAGAGGCGGCAGGGCAGCCCCGGGTTCTGCATCTGTAGAGTGAGGGGGATCAGTCAGGATCCAGGCCTTCTTGAGAGGGAAAACTGAAGCACTGAGACTGGGAAGAGCAGTGTACAGGAAGCACAGTGTCATCCGCCCTGCCCCACCTCTCTCCCTTGGTTGGAAGGTTCCAGAGACTCTGGAGTACCTGCAGGTGgcaggcctctggggacaggagacaTCAGAGGTGACACTGGTCCCTCGGCCGTgctccctgccctccctctccctgccctctAGGAAACACCTGTAGGTAGTGGCACAGGTGCaggttgaaggagctgtgggaggCTTCAGAGATGAGGCAGACCCCAGTGTTGGCCGTGGTGTTGTGCAGGTCCAGGATAAAGTCGAAAGCCTGGTCTGTGCCCTTGGGACCCAGTAGCTGGTTCAGCTCTCGGGCTCTTGTCGCCTCATACGGGTCATCAGGAGTGGCTGCGGAACTGTGGGGAGTCAGGCACACCAGTCCCCGTCATCTCAGCCTCCTTCTCTTGGCTAGCTTCTCACCTTTGAGGGCTCGACTGAGATGCCACCTCCTACAAGAAGCTTTCCCAGACTGTTCTTGGCCAGGTTGGATGCTTCATGTAGcaagtggtacacacacacacacacacacacacacacacacacacacttcctctgtgtctcctggaacCTGAGGCTCACACCTCCTATTCCCCATGTGAATCTCACTCCAACTGGTAAGAGTCTGGCCTAAGGATCAGTGGCTGATCCAGGCTGCTGTCAGGACAGACTTACTGGAAGAGGTAACGTTGATCTGAATCTCTCTAAACCAGAGGGTCAATGAGCAAAGGCAGGGGTAGCTTGCTAGTCACAGAGGCGGGGGTGCGGGGATGCTAGTGCCCGGCTGTGGACCAGCCGCCTTGGCCGAGCCTACTCACTTGAGGAGGGTGAGAGTGCAAGTGCGGTTGAGATCACGGCCCAGGTAGCGGCGACAGGCAGCTGTGGCTGCTGGGTTGGCCAGAACTGGCATGGCTGAGAAGCTGGGTCTCTGCAGCTCCCCTGGAGCCTGCAGCCAGTGCTTGACCAGGTAGACACCACACATCTCATTTCCGTGGGTGCCCCCAGTCACAGCCACTCGGCGCAGGGGCTGCCGGGAGACAGGCAGGGAG of the Chionomys nivalis chromosome 8, mChiNiv1.1, whole genome shotgun sequence genome contains:
- the Acy3 gene encoding N-acyl-aromatic-L-amino acid amidohydrolase (carboxylate-forming), which gives rise to MCSLPVSRQPLRRVAVTGGTHGNEMCGVYLVKHWLQAPGELQRPSFSAMPVLANPAATAACRRYLGRDLNRTCTLTLLNSAATPDDPYEATRARELNQLLGPKGTDQAFDFILDLHNTTANTGVCLISEASHSSFNLHLCHYLQMQNPGLPCRLLQYEPPGAETYSVESVSKNGIGLELGPQPQGVLRADLFSQMRTLVASTLDFIELFNQGKAFPAFEIDIYRILGRVDFPRTSDGDLAGTVHPQLQDHDFEPLRPGEPIFKLFSGEDVLYEGNSTVYPVFINEAAYYEKHVAFLKSERIRVSVPALPELTSSSTLAP